The proteins below come from a single Parazoarcus communis genomic window:
- a CDS encoding LysR family transcriptional regulator, with protein sequence MIDDLRSMAVFATVVSEGSFRGAAARLGLSPSVISHHISRLEKRLDCALLYRSTRRLSLTDDGRVFHACCARALEAAEEGLNSVAHRQIELSGRLRVGAPALLASGPFVEDVMAFAAAYPAVELELCLDDERRNQIDAGFDVAIRIGWLEDSALRARQLLSVKRRVCAAPALIEAMGLPQHPADLVNWPWVQETMLPQFVDFSGPKGATYRVPMSGRLSTNHGETAKRFALAGAGAFASIDFLVAEDLAAGRLIELLPDWHLSSAGVYAVWPANVSRNSLSMHFVDFLHAQVDELRAKAEASGTLAPAPARTKRKHGA encoded by the coding sequence ATGATTGACGACCTGCGCAGCATGGCTGTCTTTGCCACAGTGGTCTCCGAGGGTTCGTTCCGGGGGGCTGCGGCCCGGCTCGGTCTGTCGCCGTCGGTGATCAGCCACCACATCTCGCGGCTCGAGAAGCGCCTGGACTGCGCGCTGCTTTACCGTTCGACCCGGCGCCTGTCGCTGACCGACGACGGCCGTGTCTTTCATGCCTGTTGCGCGCGAGCCCTCGAGGCGGCCGAAGAAGGCCTCAACAGCGTGGCGCATCGGCAGATCGAGCTCAGCGGGCGCCTGCGTGTCGGCGCCCCCGCCCTGCTGGCTTCCGGCCCCTTCGTGGAAGATGTCATGGCCTTTGCCGCAGCCTACCCGGCGGTGGAGCTCGAACTGTGTCTGGACGATGAGCGCAGGAACCAGATCGACGCGGGTTTTGATGTGGCGATTCGCATCGGATGGCTCGAAGACTCCGCCCTGCGCGCACGCCAGCTCCTCAGCGTGAAGCGGCGGGTGTGCGCGGCGCCCGCGCTCATCGAGGCAATGGGCCTGCCTCAGCACCCGGCCGACCTCGTGAACTGGCCCTGGGTTCAGGAGACCATGCTCCCGCAGTTCGTCGATTTCTCAGGGCCCAAGGGCGCCACCTACCGTGTTCCGATGTCCGGGCGCCTGTCCACCAATCACGGAGAGACGGCGAAGCGCTTTGCGCTTGCCGGTGCCGGCGCCTTCGCCTCGATCGACTTTCTCGTGGCCGAAGACCTGGCAGCCGGCCGCCTGATCGAGCTGCTGCCCGACTGGCACCTGTCCTCTGCCGGCGTGTACGCGGTCTGGCCTGCGAACGTCTCGCGAAACTCGCTATCGATGCACTTTGTCGATTTCCTGCACGCACAGGTCGATGAGCTTCGAGCCAAAGCCGAGGCGTCCGGCACGCTCGCGCCCGCACCTGCCCGCACTAAGCGAAAGCACGGCGCCTGA
- a CDS encoding siderophore-interacting protein: MNSTPPTIEKSATPPRRKPTLRPVKVRAIEDLGPRMRRVTFFGDSLEGFGPARPGSHIKLFFGDIPSDWQPVPGQPRPVARTYTPRHFDPVRRELVVDFVRHGEGVASEWVEQAQIGSALVIAGPGGGQVFPQDLRHLVLMADESALPAVGTILDDLPSHCLVTLFAEVDDEADRRSPSERPSTDVRWLPRQASRAAPGSLLLQAARNLSLPAGAMCWVACEAAAVREIRAVLLNERGIDRAQLVTRGYWKAGASDHPDHDMGE, encoded by the coding sequence ATGAACTCCACTCCCCCGACCATTGAAAAATCTGCAACGCCGCCGCGCCGTAAGCCGACACTGCGTCCGGTCAAGGTGCGCGCCATTGAGGATCTCGGTCCCCGGATGCGGCGCGTGACTTTCTTCGGAGACAGCCTCGAAGGCTTCGGACCAGCCAGGCCGGGTAGCCACATCAAGCTGTTCTTTGGGGATATCCCGTCCGACTGGCAACCTGTACCCGGCCAGCCGCGTCCTGTAGCGCGCACCTACACCCCCCGCCATTTCGATCCGGTGCGCCGGGAGCTGGTCGTGGACTTTGTACGCCACGGTGAGGGCGTCGCCTCCGAGTGGGTCGAGCAGGCTCAGATTGGCAGTGCGCTGGTGATCGCAGGGCCCGGCGGCGGGCAGGTTTTTCCGCAGGATCTCCGCCACCTTGTGCTGATGGCCGATGAATCTGCCCTGCCGGCGGTGGGGACCATCCTCGATGATCTGCCGTCGCATTGCCTCGTGACCCTGTTTGCCGAAGTCGACGATGAGGCCGATCGGCGCAGCCCCAGCGAGCGGCCTTCGACAGACGTACGCTGGTTGCCGCGACAGGCTTCGCGCGCAGCGCCAGGCAGCTTGCTGCTGCAGGCTGCACGCAACCTGAGCCTGCCGGCGGGGGCCATGTGCTGGGTCGCTTGCGAGGCGGCGGCCGTGCGCGAGATCAGGGCCGTGTTGCTGAACGAACGCGGCATTGATCGGGCACAACTGGTGACCCGCGGCTACTGGAAAGCGGGCGCGAGCGACCACCCCGATCACGATATGGGCGAATGA
- a CDS encoding glutathione S-transferase family protein, producing MPVLKTDAPEVLKLEGLHLYHANLSNCSMRVRMLLDEKGLEWSSHLVDLGRQENLKDWYFRINPKGLVPALVDNGIPVTESNDILFYLEKKFPQPSFTPGNPDECESMHEWVDLASRIHVKAIKTYVYGSIGGATKRRSDMARYAEIEPDKELVAFHQKTLDGIPKEEVAAAVALLKSVFARMEARLSKHEYLAGEQMSLADFAWVPQHVLLSRIGFDFSPYPCIEAWAHRISKRPAFKTAITDRLPTIPMWLMMPVMKFSSWWRERFSG from the coding sequence ATGCCTGTACTGAAAACCGATGCGCCGGAGGTCCTCAAGCTCGAGGGCCTTCACCTCTACCACGCCAATCTGTCGAACTGTTCGATGCGCGTGCGCATGTTGCTGGATGAGAAAGGGCTCGAATGGAGCTCGCATCTCGTCGATCTTGGGCGGCAGGAGAACCTGAAGGACTGGTACTTCAGAATCAATCCGAAGGGTCTCGTGCCCGCGCTTGTTGACAACGGAATACCCGTTACAGAATCGAACGACATCCTGTTCTACCTCGAGAAGAAATTCCCGCAACCGTCCTTCACGCCCGGGAACCCCGACGAGTGCGAGTCCATGCACGAATGGGTGGATCTGGCGTCAAGGATTCACGTGAAAGCGATCAAGACCTATGTGTATGGATCGATTGGTGGCGCCACGAAGAGGCGATCCGATATGGCCCGGTACGCTGAAATCGAGCCGGACAAGGAGCTTGTCGCGTTTCACCAGAAGACCCTCGACGGCATCCCCAAGGAGGAGGTTGCCGCGGCCGTGGCGTTGCTCAAGTCCGTCTTTGCCCGGATGGAGGCTCGCCTGAGTAAGCACGAATATCTGGCTGGCGAACAGATGAGCCTGGCCGATTTTGCCTGGGTTCCCCAGCACGTCCTGCTGTCGAGGATCGGATTCGACTTCTCTCCCTACCCCTGCATTGAGGCCTGGGCCCACCGTATCAGCAAGCGGCCCGCCTTCAAGACCGCCATCACCGACCGACTGCCCACGATACCCATGTGGCTGATGATGCCGGTGATGAAATTCTCATCGTGGTGGCGCGAGCGTTTCTCCGGCTAG
- a CDS encoding PEP-CTERM sorting domain-containing protein, producing MTTLHVKFFAGTTALLFSGLVTAAPIFWTDWTGGNVATGAGFQGVGTITTTTATVTVNYTNANGIGFYQASGGNDYYANGSFGSGGRNDSISPYTSSAVDNSPTGTDIVALSRAGSQTLSFSESIANPVFAFVSLNGNGYAFLNQDFNILSVGGEDGNACGYWGCGGVTKVVTDLGGGDFLYELNSSNIGGSEPHGVIQFTGAFSTLVWESASNEYWNGFTVGVQGTAVEVFPPSNSVPEPGTLALAGLGLASLIGRRQRKI from the coding sequence ATGACGACCTTACATGTAAAGTTTTTCGCAGGAACGACCGCCTTGCTGTTCAGCGGTCTGGTAACAGCGGCGCCGATTTTCTGGACAGACTGGACGGGCGGTAACGTGGCCACTGGAGCGGGCTTCCAGGGGGTGGGCACGATCACCACGACCACTGCCACAGTAACGGTGAACTATACAAATGCAAACGGGATCGGCTTCTATCAAGCGAGTGGGGGAAATGACTACTATGCGAACGGCTCATTCGGCAGCGGCGGCCGAAACGACTCGATCTCCCCGTACACGAGCAGCGCAGTAGACAATAGCCCCACTGGAACAGACATCGTCGCATTGAGCCGGGCTGGCAGCCAGACACTCAGTTTCTCCGAGAGCATCGCCAATCCGGTGTTTGCCTTTGTGAGCCTCAATGGGAATGGCTACGCCTTCCTGAATCAGGACTTCAACATCCTCAGCGTAGGCGGCGAAGATGGGAATGCGTGCGGCTACTGGGGTTGTGGCGGTGTCACGAAGGTCGTTACGGATCTCGGCGGCGGGGACTTTCTCTACGAACTTAACAGTTCGAACATTGGCGGATCTGAGCCGCACGGCGTAATCCAATTTACCGGCGCCTTCAGTACGCTTGTTTGGGAGAGCGCATCCAATGAGTATTGGAACGGGTTTACAGTCGGGGTCCAAGGTACCGCAGTCGAAGTCTTTCCGCCGTCGAACTCTGTACCTGAGCCGGGCACGCTTGCGCTTGCTGGCTTGGGGTTGGCGAGTCTGATTGGAAGAAGGCAGCGCAAGATCTGA